A window from Triticum aestivum cultivar Chinese Spring chromosome 6D, IWGSC CS RefSeq v2.1, whole genome shotgun sequence encodes these proteins:
- the LOC123142886 gene encoding uncharacterized protein translates to MLYEIHSHAQIQALQARSDELGHSNEDMVVNLVSLESVRIARESYSLLWPLTKEPMSLACPELDSLLVVATLSLEIQKLEHDVLPKLMVQESKLERGFLEALLVMQNSAIKLLHLAKCYKEAKGVLQDLVSGRAEDVSRMLNDIVVNVLRGNIFWLQVRLPVLARLVTIVLETPVRFCDSDE, encoded by the coding sequence ATGCTCTACGAAATCCACTCCCATGCCCAAATCCAAGCCCTGCAGGCCCGCTCTGATGAGCTGGGCCACTCCAATGAGGACATGGTTGTGAATCTTGTCTCTCTGGAGTCGGTGCGCATAGCGCGCGAGTCGTATTCACTCCTCTGGCCGCTGACCAAGGAGCCGATGTCCTTGGCATGCCCGGAGCTGGATTCCCTCTTGGTCGTGGCAACCTTGTCGCTGGAAATCCAAAAGCTCGAGCATGATGTTTTACCCAAGCTCATGGTTCAGGAGTCCAAGCTGGAACGGGGCTTCCTGGAAGCCCTCCTAGTCATGCAGAACTCAGCAATTAAGCTCTTACATCTGGCGAAGTGCTATAAGGAAGCCAAGGGCGTATTGCAGGATCTGGTCTCAGGCCGAGCCGAAGATGTGAGCAGAATGTTAAATGATATTGTTGTTAATGTACTCCGAGGTAACATTTTCTGGCTTCAGGTGCGTCTCCCGGTGCTGGCCCGGCTGGTCACCATTGTGTTGGAGACCCCGGTTCGTTTCTGTGATTCTGATGAGTAG